TACCCAAACTTTCTCAATCTCGTACTTGTAAACATCCTCTTCTGAGCTTTTCTCAAATTGAATTTTTCCTTCGAAAGACTTTGTCACCATAGGGCCCCAATTGACCACAGTGTCAAGCCAAACAGTGGAGGGGAAATTAGTGGTGAAGGCATCTTTTCCTTTCTCCTCAATCTCCCATTTGAACTTTCCTGGTAGTAGTTTTTCCAGTTCCACTGCTAACATTCCAGCAGTAATGGAACCTGCCAATACACGTACCACTGCGGATTTCTCTTCCACTTTATCTTTTTGAAACTCAGAAAAAACAGGGATATAATAAAATCCAAGCCCCTCCACAGCATAGCCATAAGGAAGAGCAGATAAATTAGTCTTTTTTTGCATAAGAACAAGTTTTCGCGACATGCTCTCTGCAGCAAAAATGACAAGAAAGAACTGCTGTGCACTCATGACTTGTGTGCCCTTTAATGAGACACCTGAAACAGAAAGGCTTGCCCTTGCTCTTTTTAATACCCTTGGATCACTCTGGTAAATCAACATTCATTGGCTCATTGTCAGGATTATGTGGGACAGTGTCTTTTGGTACCTCAGCTGTTGTCTTGTTTTCAACCGGACAATGCGGTGAAAGTTCCAGCTTGCTCCCCTGCTTGTGTAGCCCAGCGGGAGGGGCCTGGTGAAGCTCCTGGCCAGCCGAGGGGTGGCCGGGCTAGGGATCGCCGAGCACTGCTGAGCCAAGATGGTTATCGGCTGTAACAGCGATGGGGACACCTCCTGTGGCAGACTTGGTACCCGTTGCAGGCACCGTGGAGTGCTGTTGCTGGGCACCCAAGTTATGCCTCATCTGGTCAGCGATGTGGGCTCCGGTGCCGTAGTTCCCTCCCCCCATCGGAGTTGGGTTTGGGGTCGCCTGCTGTTGGAATTGTTGACCTCCATATCCTGCACCTCGGCCACGCTTGCCACCATAGCCGCCATAGTATGGACGACAGCCACGATTAGCACCGTGAAAACCTTGGTACCCATAGTTGTTCTGGCTGCCATAACCACCATAGCCACCATAGCCGCTACGACCTCCACCGAAGTTGCTTCCACGGCCACGATTATGGGGAAAAGACCCATAGCCACGGCCGCCTCTCCCTGCAAAACCTGGATCAAACCCCGGATTGAAACCAGGATTAAACCCCGGGCCTCCCCTTCCGCCTCCTTGCTGCCCGAACCCGCCACCATTAGCGCCCCCTTGCGCCGCCATCCCTTTTCCTTTCACTACTTCGGCAAAGGAACGCCGACGTGGGGAGGGAGCAGTCGGCGGCGACAGACTTGGTTTACGGCTGCGACGTGATGCAGTACGAAGAAAAAGAGAACACAAACCCTTTGTGGGCCTATAGAATTTGCCAGGCCTAAATTGATACCGGTTAAATTTGTCAAGTTCGCGAGATTTATTTGGAACCGAATCTATCGCCGAAAAAAATTCTTCGTTGCACACGGTGGTGTTCACCGTAAGTGGGGCTGGAGCTAATGGAGGAAACGGATCCTGATTCCTGAAATCTCGCCCTTGTTGTTTTTCAAAGTTTTTTGAAAAAGTTGACATTGAATCTCTAACAACGCTGCCCAGCTCGGGACTTACCGCCGGCGAAAGTGAAACCGACGATCGCCCATAAGAAGCCTTGGCAAAAAAGTCTCCCAGCGTTTTGGGAGGTGAAATGCGGGGCGGCGGTAGCGGCCCTTGCCAAGGAACTCCACCAGTAATCTTCCGGTTCACTAAATTAGAAACGATCGAGTGTGCAGACTTGAGTTTATCGGAAGTGTTACCTGCGTTCAGAGCATCTTCCGCTGCGATGAGCTCATCAATGGAGTACCCTGCTTCAAGCGCCAGCTGCACGAACTCGGGAGTAGAAGGATCCTCGTCCTCGGAATCATCCATTGCATCAGAAAGTGGCCCAAAACTTTGAGTGGATTGGTTGCGCTGCATGAATTGGCTTTGGCCGCTGGGTCACCGCCGTAACCATCTCCACGCACTGAGATAGTTCTTCGTGGCCACGCTTGACCAGCAGATCAGCATCTGGACCATCTTCTTCCACCACCAAGTTCGACGGAATCACCATCTCCGAACGTTTTGTATATAGCCACACACTAAAAACACAGAGTGGTGATGACTGGGTTGCTTCATTCCATGGGCTGTTTTTAAACATACATAAAATTTGTAACATATTCAACTTGAACGGACTTACCGGGTTTTATGTTCTGGTATTATAAATTTTTTGGCCACCCTCGAAATTACTGACGCAAAATTCAGCTGAACTGCCAAAAAAATAGACTTGAACATGGAATttgatttttttctaaaaattttagatGTAATAAAATTTTAGCATGATTTATGACTACGCATCTATTGAATAGAAGAATATGCAATACAAAGAATACGAAATATAAGTTCAGAGACGTAATACGGAATATCATATCTCAATTTTGGTCACCCTAAAATtaccgaaattcaaaaaaaaatatggatTAGTTTTCACCGAATTTTTTATCCCTGCTTATAGGTGTTCGTGGTCCCGCATAGCTCCTACAAATGTAATGACGTTGCTTGTTTAAGCACAGAGGAATATTGGGCAAGCGACCTTTAGAATGCTATCCGTTAATTAATTAAGTGATTAAGTGACCAATGTATTGCTGATTATCCTATGGGAGATGACGACTTAAAATAATACCAGCTCAGGTCAGATCCATATCTGAATGAAACCTAAAAATGTCAACACTCAATAGAGAGTTAGGCACGTTATTTAACGTTGTTGGTGTTGAGATTTCTTGTGGGGAAAGACTACAACTATGAACGTGTGAGCTCATGGATCTAGCGAGACGGCCCGCGCTATAGctagtttttttattattatagtaGCATTTGAATTTTtcttatttaaaaatatttttcaaataattttgtttctttttaaaattttattgGTTCTTCATCATGTACCCCATTGTATCTATAGAGGCACAATTTTTTTTGTAGTTATCGCCGATTATTTAGTTTAAAAATATTGGATGTCTCTCTCCTATGTTTCTTTTTCCCCATTACTAGTCATGAATGTATAATTCTGTTGATGCCAATTCAAGGTAGCCTTTAATTTTATCTTTATTCTCAATAAAATTATTGACCAAGTCTCTTATATATTGGTTAAAGCCTCTCACAAATTATTAAGTTCCTTACCCCTCTTCTTAGTTTAATTTTGGGTCACCATGTACATTCTAATGCAGATTCAAAGCTGCCTTTTTTGGCTCACCATGTACATTCTAATTTTGGCTCACCATGTGGTAAAATCTTTAATTTTTACAACTTTGGATATGGCATAATTTAATTAACATAAGCTATTATTTTTATGCACATAATATGTGCCACATGTATATATAAGTGCCCATTAACCTAAGAACGTGCTCAAACTAGCTAAATGGTTTTACAGAATGATTCTGATTCAGCAGAGAAACGTTTCTAAATATATTCTGGACTGAAACGTTCACAGGAGAATATAATCCAAGTTCCTACCAAGCGCATAGATTTTTCTACAGTTTAGTATTGGACTGAACAAACAcagatttgaaaaaaaaaaaatgcagctGTGCATGGATTTAAGACCTGACAAAACAACTTTCACAATAAAACCCGTTAACTTATTTATAATATTTGATCACTGCAAACTAATAGTAATGCTACATGACAACCAAAAGCCAGGAAATGAATGGAATACAGAATGCTAGAGCATGAAAACGCAAAAGCAGCTCGAGAATGCATGTTGAAACCACGGCCCTATGATCGGCAGTTGAAGTGTTACAAAATCTGTTCTTCTTTTATTTTCCAGCATGCTGCTGTATCTGTATATGTGCTACTTCGAAAGGTTCTGGCGCCGGCGTCGCTCGTCAGAGAGCTGCTTGGCGAACTTGGCGAGCTGCTCGGCGTTCGTGCCCACGCCGGGAACGTCCACGTTCTTGCCAGTCTCTAGGTCCACCCGGGAGACGTTCTGGCCGAGAAGGTCCTTGCCAATCTGCACCAGCTTGTCCATGTTCTCCTTGGAGCAGTCGTCGATGGAGCCCGCGCTGCCCGTGAGCTGATCATACTGGATGCGCAGGTAGTTTTGGCTGGAGTGCAGGGCCCTGAAGAGGACGCAGAGGTTGATGTCGACCATGTCGGCGCTGGCGGAGTTGAACATGTCGATGATGGGAGCGTTGCCGTCCTTGATGAGCCAGTTGAAGATGCCCCACTTGGCGGCGGCCTTGGCGCTGTACCTTTGGTCCCGGTTCGACCCGCAGCCGACGGAGATCACCATGAACTTGCCGTAGTCCGTCGGCTTCACCGGGAAGAAGTCGTCGTCGCCGAGGATGATGTCCTGAGTCACCTGGCTCATCGCACACAGTGTCTGCGAATGACAAGATCAGCGAAGGCATTGGCATGAACTGCTCGCGCGCCACAAGGTGCGGTGGTCGGCTTGGTGCTTACGGGATTGTTGGCGGCGAGGCCTCCGTCGACGAGGTTGAAGGCCCTGGTCTTGCCGTCCTCGTCTTTGGTCTCGAAGTAGTGCGCCGGGAAGAAGGTCGGCGCGGCGGAGGTGCTGATCGTGATGTCCGCCAGGAGTGCATTTTTCGACGGCCGGTGCTTCAGCTGATCTCGAAAGATTCGAAACAAGGGCAATTGTCACTTGTCACTTGTCAGCACGCATGCAACGCGTTGATATTAAAAAAACACCAAAAAGATTCTTCGCTGACATTTGTGACTAGATGATAAGCATCATTAGCAGTAGTTAATGTCTTAATGATGGTGATCCGATCTGATCATATAATTAAGTAACAAAGTTGTTGATCGATCGTGGCTGGATCAAACTGAAACTAGTAGTATAGCTAGCCTCTTATAAGATCTTTTTTTTAGATTAAAGCCTCTTATAAGATATACAGAAAATACTAAGTACAGTTGGTACATATGCCATCAAATCAAAACCTGTCTTTGGTTTGCTCCCAAGTTTAAGCTACAAAGACCGGAGAGATACGACAATAGCAGACAGTGATGCATATGGAGCAAATTCGCCTGAATGGGCAACCGGGAGACGGGGGTGGGGCATGCTTagtacaatatttatcatactaACTGCTCTGGCTATTCTGCTATAACGTTGGCTTGACAGACACAGACTTGTCTCATTGAAAGAGTTTtagtcagaaaaaaaaaacttggttTGGTACGTAGGGAAGAAGTCGTCGTCGCCGAGGATGATGGCCTGAATGTGCGACCACCTACTATGATTCTCCTGTATAACTTGGTTTGGTAAAAAAAACTTGGTTTGGTACGTAGGGATCCTTCTACTCTAAAGACAAACGATTTACGTTTGGTAGGGGTGATTCTCCTCTCTGGAAACGGACCAGAGAATCAcccaccaaatgcacactatTTCTGTTTACAGGAGAGTGACAATGCAGTACTATAGGCTATAGTAGCTGTTCACTTTCTTTGACTAACTGGTGTTTAATAATTGAATGCTTACCTCAAAGCTTGAGAAAATTGTGGGTTGCAGGAATGCGATGTCGAAGGTCGGGATGACCACATTTGTTAGCGCCTTGTCCAACCTCATGTCGCCGAGGTACTGACGAAGCAGGCTATGGAGGTACTTGCCGTCGTACTTCGGTCCCCTCACCATCCTCAGCGTGCTGGCGATCTTCGACAGGATCCAGTTCCTGCAAAACTCACCATGCATCAGCTCACCCACCATCACTAGTCACCAGCTAGCACAGAGTAAACAATGCCTCTCTTCGAAGATTTTGGCATGCAGCATGTAGTATATATGGTTGTTACTTCTGTGGGAAGATCTTGGGCGAGTGGTCGATGTAGAACTGCGCCAAATTCTTGGCGTCGAAGAGCGGCCGTCCGTTCTGGTCAGGAGCTGTGAGCATCGCCGTCAGGAGACCACCGGTGCTCGTGCCGGCAACAACGTCGAAGTAGTCGGCGATCCTAGCATCTGGTCCATCCAGTTCCTGCATGCACACGGCGGACGACATCATAACCTCATAATCAGGGCCTATCTAGACCTGCTGCATGGAGCAACAAAGAACGAACTGCGACGCGTATTAGTACATATACGGTGGCAAATGTTCGACAGGATAGTGTACAAGTGAAGAACGCTGCTTTGCTAGCTAGATGATGACTGATGAGAGCTAGCAAGGAACTTGTGGCTTACTTGGAGCTTCTCTTCGAGGAAGGCCAGGATGGTGGCGGGGATGATTCCTCTGACGCCGCCACCATCGATGCTCAGAACGGTGACGAGCTTGACCTTTTCGGGGTTCGTCTCGTGTGCGCCTTCTGCAGAACTAGGGCTTGCCATTTTTTGAGGTTTCGATAACACAAAGCAAGCTATATATGCGATTGTGAGAGTTATGAGAAGGAACACACAATGTCTTGAAGGTAATAGACTAGTAGTATACTAAGCAGCAGACCATGCATTAAGGTAAGGTCGTCTTATATAAAGACATGCAGGACTCTGGATTAACTCAAGGATGGAAGAAGCAACATTGTTGCCAACGCTGCAGGGTTATACAGGGTCAAAGTAATGCCAAAAAGCCAACTAATCTGATTAATTAAATTACTCCTCGAGATAAGCAAAGCCATCTGTTCCGTTCAACCGCCTGTAGTTAGGACGGAAGAAGAGAAATCAGTGCCAGACTGCCAGGCATCTTCAACGCGGCAAAATACTGTACCTCAAACTGTATTATAAAGAGACTAACGTGCTCAATATAGTACTATATACAGAATTAAACATAGCAAGCGACATCTCAGCGCTAACTAACAAACACCTTGCCATTTTGTACAGCTATCGGATTCAGAAATTAAACGAAGTGAGCCTAACTCAACTGGTTATGTGAGAGGTGTGGTATAATGCACCCGACCACCCAGGTTCCGTCTTGAAACCACATAATAAACTTCCTCCTAAGTTGGATCGGTtggatctcttttttttttgtacagCTGTCAGAAGCTATAGTTAAAAGGACAAAAAAATTATTTCTACCACACTTCCctcaaataataataaaaaaataccaAATTTGAGGTACACCAGCCACAATAATTTTGAATCAACCGTTATAAGCTGTGCACTGTCTCTTATATTAATTGATGAGTCGTTGCTTGTCTCTTTAATTGTCAAGATACTCCTTGATCTTTCCTCTCTATTATAAGTGAAACAAAACATGTGTAGTTGTGTACAGTACCTAGGAAATTTATAAATCACACAAGTCATCCACGTTTGCACTAAACCCTCCCAATTTTGTTCATCATCCCTTCTACTACAAGTTAGTATCGTCTAGACATCCACCAACCGTTCTCCAATTCAAGCCGCAGGTCGGAGTAAATCAATCCAATATGCAACCGTTATTATATCTATTCTATTCCATCCTAAAATATACAAGGTGTAGAAACATTTAAAATTTGTCCCAAATTATAATGTATTCTAGATGAACTAACTACTCCAAGCACCAATCACATGTGCATTGCCATTAAAGTGTCCCACCAGACTCAAAACATTATAACAAGATCCCTCTGTGATTAAAAGAGTGATTATATATGTGGCATTTGCTTTACATATAATGTATAATGTCTCctaaaattcatagaaaatcTTATATTTTAGGACGGATGGAGGCGGTACACCAATTGTTATGAAAGTCACTACTAATTACGTGGAACTCCAGGAAGTAGTAAGATATATTTCTTGGAAAGATATGATATAGAAAGTTGCTCAATTATAATGGAGAGAGCCGAAAAATGAACAAGGTAATAGCCTATTTGTATTGGATTAGGCTAATTGTTAACCTAACTAAAAATTAGCAGCTAACTAGTACTTTTTTAGTGATAAGTGACGTCCCTGTCGATAGCGAGGCATCAGTGTTGACTTCATGAATCTCGATATGTGCTGGCTTATTAGTCCTTTGGAGGTGTTTATAGGGGTAGGGTTTACGTGTGTTTATAGGGGTAAGTATGCGCGCGTGTTATGGGTGTTTGCGTTATACTGTGTAGTTAACTAGTATTAACATCTCAAGCTGATAGGTGCATGCGTCTCCGACTTGACACGGTGCTTGcatttttttgaatttattttagaatttaaCGAACGGTGTTATTTTTTCAGTGGTAGATGACGTGTCCATCGACAGCGAGACGCCTGTGGTGACTTCGTCAATCTCGACTTTTGGCGATCTAAGTGTGTTCTTCAGATGTGCTCATAAGAGTAGGGAGTATGTGCGCGCGTTCATAGAGGTGAGTGTGCGCTCGTGTTTGTGAGCAACTACGTCTATAACTGagtctcgcaaaaaaaaatctaacaCATCGGACTATTTAGTTTTTGTTAGCTAGTTGTACCTAACAAATAATGGACTAACCACTAGCTGTGTCTTGGCCAATTTTTATCCCACGTGTTAGCCCTCATGTTTGGATCATCTAGACTAATTTTATTTACTAATAATTAGCCCTGTACAATCGTGTCAATTTATGGCTTCTCTGTTAGCTGTATATGATTTGTAGTACAAGCAGTAACTATTAATATTTTTCAGTCATATGTTTGGATATTTGCCAACAGTGGAAGGTGCCCATGGCATCAAGTAGGGGTGAAACTTTTGTCAGTCAAGAAAATTATAGAAGAAAAGTATGGGATTCCTTACGTAATTTTTTCTTCTATAATTTAGGAGCTAGATGTTGAAAACTTTTAGAGAAACCAAACAAATGTGCTCCCAACTTTTTTTAGCCAGTCGGAAAATTCATTGATTTACCAATTGTTCTTTAGACtaatggagatgctcttagactATAGTATATCCAATGGATTTTTCACAAAGATTATATGGGAGGTAGGAAAGCTGGAATTTTGGTACATGCAACACTTTCTAAATGGGTATGAGCAACGTATGCTTCTAGGAACAAGCATGCAATGTCTCT
This window of the Sorghum bicolor cultivar BTx623 chromosome 7, Sorghum_bicolor_NCBIv3, whole genome shotgun sequence genome carries:
- the LOC8056903 gene encoding patatin-like protein 2; this translates as MASPSSAEGAHETNPEKVKLVTVLSIDGGGVRGIIPATILAFLEEKLQELDGPDARIADYFDVVAGTSTGGLLTAMLTAPDQNGRPLFDAKNLAQFYIDHSPKIFPQKNWILSKIASTLRMVRGPKYDGKYLHSLLRQYLGDMRLDKALTNVVIPTFDIAFLQPTIFSSFELKHRPSKNALLADITISTSAAPTFFPAHYFETKDEDGKTRAFNLVDGGLAANNPTLCAMSQVTQDIILGDDDFFPVKPTDYGKFMVISVGCGSNRDQRYSAKAAAKWGIFNWLIKDGNAPIIDMFNSASADMVDINLCVLFRALHSSQNYLRIQYDQLTGSAGSIDDCSKENMDKLVQIGKDLLGQNVSRVDLETGKNVDVPGVGTNAEQLAKFAKQLSDERRRRQNLSK
- the LOC110437312 gene encoding heterogeneous nuclear ribonucleoprotein A2 homolog 2-like, which codes for MDDSEDEDPSTPEFVQLALEAGYSIDELIAAEDALNAGFAGRGGRGYGSFPHNRGRGSNFGGGRSGYGGYGGYGSQNNYGYQGFHGANRGCRPYYGGYGGKRGRGAGYGGQQFQQQATPNPTPMGGGNYGTGAHIADQMRHNLGAQQQHSTVPATGTKSATGGVPIAVTADNHLGSAVLGDP